In Citrus sinensis cultivar Valencia sweet orange chromosome 2, DVS_A1.0, whole genome shotgun sequence, a single genomic region encodes these proteins:
- the LOC102611622 gene encoding protein NUCLEAR FUSION DEFECTIVE 6, mitochondrial isoform X2, with protein MTRGTPQKLSTVVVYRLPVISYDSIHSAENLLYLKNPTKTLGVREQPNSINSKTMSVAAARSVLRSTATPRAAVSGRLAAGIKPKAAPTSSPFRMPKQNPLSQRLFRSPVELSCCVETMLPFHTATASALLTSMLSVSRRSYGWTSEDCNDDV; from the exons ATGACACGTGGCACACCACAAAAACTATCAACGGTTGTGGTATACCGTCTGCCCGTAATCTCGTACGACAGCATACACAGCGCTGAAAATCTCCTCTACCTCAAAAACCCAACCAAAACCCTCGGAGTCAGAGAACAACCAAACTCCATAAACTCCAAAACCATGTCTGTCGCCGCTGCCAGATCCGTTCTGCGGTCAACAGCCACCCCCAGAGCTGCCGTCTCGGGCAGGCTTGCTGCAGGCATCAAACCCAAAGCCGCACCCACCAGCTCTCCTTTTCGAATGCCAAAACAAAACCCCCTATCTCAACGCCTTTTCAG GTCGCCGGTGGAATTGAGCTGCTGCGTCGAAACGATGTTGCCGTTTCACACTGCCACTGCCTCTGCATTGCTCACTTCAATGCTCTCTGTTTCTCGTCGAAGCTATGGTTGGACCTCTGAAG ATTGCAATGATGATGTATGA
- the LOC102611622 gene encoding protein NUCLEAR FUSION DEFECTIVE 6, mitochondrial isoform X3 — translation MTRGTPQKLSTVVVYRLPVISYDSIHSAENLLYLKNPTKTLGVREQPNSINSKTMSVAAARSVLRSTATPRAAVSGRLAAGIKPKAAPTSSPFRMPKQNPLSQRLFRSPVELSCCVETMLPFHTATASALLTSMLSVSRRSYGWTSEDG, via the exons ATGACACGTGGCACACCACAAAAACTATCAACGGTTGTGGTATACCGTCTGCCCGTAATCTCGTACGACAGCATACACAGCGCTGAAAATCTCCTCTACCTCAAAAACCCAACCAAAACCCTCGGAGTCAGAGAACAACCAAACTCCATAAACTCCAAAACCATGTCTGTCGCCGCTGCCAGATCCGTTCTGCGGTCAACAGCCACCCCCAGAGCTGCCGTCTCGGGCAGGCTTGCTGCAGGCATCAAACCCAAAGCCGCACCCACCAGCTCTCCTTTTCGAATGCCAAAACAAAACCCCCTATCTCAACGCCTTTTCAG GTCGCCGGTGGAATTGAGCTGCTGCGTCGAAACGATGTTGCCGTTTCACACTGCCACTGCCTCTGCATTGCTCACTTCAATGCTCTCTGTTTCTCGTCGAAGCTATGGTTGGACCTCTGAAG ATGGATGA
- the LOC112497253 gene encoding uncharacterized protein LOC112497253 isoform X2: MATEEHEMSTGWPLGLEIMSTRLRVTESLQSQAVRAPAPAPAEEPYSIHVRAISFSSFSSSNLDTESTASFFQDNSVSLGRLIGFKAGNRRSLYFPNAIRFEEHERIRRTSSDMSKGHGICIPLLKMSRSRIKTKTVTHDGHGMRPNDQCLS, encoded by the exons GAACATGAGATGTCAACTGGGTGGCCTCTTGGGCTTGAGATTATGAGCACGAGACTTCGAGTGACGGAGAGCTTGCAGTCACAGGCTGTTCGGGCACCTGCACCTGCACCAGCCGAAGAACCATACTCTATTCATGTCCGCGCAATCAGTTTCTCCTCATTCTCATCCTCCAACCTTGACACTgag TCCACAGCATCATTCTTCCAGGATAATAGCGTATCGCTAGGCCGGCTAATTGGATTCAAAGCTGGAAACAGAAGAAGCTTGTACTTCCCAAATGCAATCCGTTTCGAAGAACATGAGAGAATAAGACGAACAAGCTCTGACATGAGTAAAGGACATGGAATTTGCATTCCCCTTCTGAAAATGAGCAGAAGCAGAATCAAAACCAAGACGGTAACACATGATGGTCATGGGATGAGACCAAACGATCAATGCCTCAGCTGA
- the LOC102614107 gene encoding MACPF domain-containing protein NSL1: MAYNRLDPQSAAERAVSVIGFGYDLSNDIRLSSCKPGPSGTRLIEMDHSVTQDLVFPCGVVVKDVSIWIKCDKGERTRFRSDVLSFNQMSEKFNQELALSGKIPSGLFNSMFKFNGSWQKDASAVKSLAFDGWFISLYNVELARSHIVLSEQVRKEVPTSWDPAALAEFIDKYGTHVVVGVKMGGKDVIHVKQLRNSNLQPPEVLKFLKLLADGRFSEDANPAEISGKLKDETSKPWDLQGLYANSVKPPIVNQSKNNDLISISSRRGGVDTGQTHNRWLSTVSHSPNVISMSFVPITSLLAGVQGNGFLTHAVNLYLRYKPPIEELHQFLEFQLPRQWAPVYGDLPLGLRRRKQASPSLQFSFLGPKLYVNTTQVDSGNRPATGIRLYLEGKKSDHLAVHLQHLSTVPQSIELTDDLSYEPTDEPVERGYYEPVKWSIFSHVCTAPVQYDGACIDDSASIVTKAWLEVKVIGMKKVLFLRLGFSTVASAKVRRAEWDGPSTMSRKSGVFSMLMSTKFSTGLNQPEKPVKVDLNSAVFPGGPPLPPKAPKMTNFVDTKEMVRGPEDPPGYWVVSGAKLCVESGRISIKGKFSLLTIMSEDSMLCCEEI; this comes from the exons atggctTACAATCGCCTGGACCCCCAGTCAGCGGCGGAGAGGGCGGTTTCGGTGATCGGATTCGGCTACGatttgagtaatgatattCGTTTGTCTTCGTGCAAGCCGGGTCCTTCAGGGACAAGGCTGATCGAAATGGATCATAGCGTGACACAGGACTTAGTTTTTCCATGCGGGGTTGTGGTGAAGGATGTTTCTATTTGGATTAAGTGTGATAAAGGCGAGCGCACCAGGTTTCGTTCTGATGTTCTCTCGTTCAATCAG ATGTCGGAGAAATTTAATCAGGAGCTGGCTTTATCTGGAAAAATTCCATCGGGTCTGTTTAACTCAATGTTCAAGTTCAATGGGTCCTGGCAGAAGGATGCATCTGCGGTTAAGAGTCTTGCTTTTGATGGTTGGTTCATATCTCTGTACAACGTTGAGTTGGCAAGGTCTCATATAGTGTTGTCTGAGCAAGTGCGAAAAGAAGTGCctacttcatgggaccctgcTGCCCTTGCTGA GTTCATTGACAAGTACGGTACTCATGTGGTGGTTGGAGTGAAGATGGGTGGTAAAGATGTAATCCACGTGAAGCAGTTACGAAATTCTAATCTTCAGCCCCCTGAAGTGCTGAAATTTTTAAAGCTACTAGCCGATGGTAGATTTTCTGAAGATGCAAACCCAGCTGAAATATCAGGAAAACTTAAG gATGAAACTTCAAAGCCTTGGGATCTCCAAGGACTTTATGCTAACTCGGTTAAACCACCTATTGTCAATCAGTCAAAGAATAAT GACTTGATAAGCATTTCCAGCCGAAGGGGAGGTGTTGATACTGGTCAAACTCATAATCGGTGGCTCTCAACTGTATCACACTCACCTAATGTCATCTCAATGTCCTTTGTGCCGATAACATCACTCTTGGCTGGTGTCCAAGGAAATGGATTTTTAACTCATGCAGTGAATCTGTATCTCCGAT ATAAGCCACCAATTGAGGAACTCCATCAATTTCTAGAATTTCAGTTACCTCGGCAATGGGCTCCAGTATACGGTGATCTCCCCCTTGGCCTTAGGCGCAGGAAACAAGCATCCCCATCCCTCCAGTTTTCTTTTCTGGGCCCTAAACTTTATGTCAACACCACGCAG GTTGACTCTGGAAATCGGCCCGCGACAGGAATCCGCTTATACTTGGAAGGAAAAAAGAGTGACCATCTGGCAGTCCATCTTCAGCATCTTTCAACTGTTCCTCAGTCCATTGAACTCACTGATGATCTCAGTTACGAGCCAACTGATGAGCCAGTAGAACGAGGCTACTATGAACCTGTCAAGTGGAGCATATTCTCACACGTGTGCACTGCTCCAGTTCAGTATGATGGAGCCTGTATTGATGACTCTGCTTCGATCGTGACAAAGGCCTGGCTTGAAGTTAAGGTTATTGGGATGAAGAAGGTGCTTTTCCTCAGACTTGGATTCTCAACAGTGGCATCTGCGAAGGTCCGTAGAGCTGAATGGGATGGACCCTCAACAATGTCTAGGAAATCGGGAGTTTTCTCAATGTTGATGAGCACAAAGTTCAGTACAGGATTGAATCAACCTGAGAAGCCAGTAAAGGTGGACTTGAATTCAGCTGTTTTCCCAGGAGGCCCTCCTTTGCCACCGAAGGCACCCAAAATGACAAACTTCGTGGACACAAAGGAAATGGTGAGGGGCCCTGAGGATCCGCCTGGATATTGGGTGGTTTCTGGAGCCAAGCTCTGTGTTGAGAGTGGCAGAATTTCAATTAAAgggaaattttcattattaaccATAATGTCAGAGGATTCTATGTTGTGCTGTGAGGAGATTTGA
- the LOC102613800 gene encoding pentatricopeptide repeat-containing protein At5g04780, mitochondrial-like, protein MIIIKWNMKFNFFENSLQKNLHQRIYLPFKKPFSQKTHSKYIQTATIISENPESTSNLNVTHDSNFNFTPTSIPYSKLLSQCTISKSVNLGKEIHAHLIRFGLLKDPKNKNNLINFYAKLQFFLYARKLVDESPEPDLVSWSALISGYAQNGRGEEAALAFQKMHLLGLKCNEFTFPSVLKACTSKKDLFLGLQVHGIVVFTGFDSDEFVANSLVVMYAKCGNFIDSRRLFDAIPERSVVSWNSLFSCYVHCDFLEEAVCFFKEMVLSGIRPNEFSLSSMINACAGSGDSLLGRKIHGYSIKLGYDSDMFSANALVDMYAKVGNLEDAVAVFKDIEHPDIVSWNAVIAGCVLHEHNDWALKLFQQMKSSEINPNMFTYTSALKACAGMELKELGRQLHCSLIKMEIKSDPIVGVGLVDMYAKCGSMDEARMIFHLMPEKNLIAWNIVISGHLQNGGDMEAASLFPWMYREGVGFDQTTLSTVLKSVASFQAIGVCKQVHALSVKTAFESDDYIVNSLIDAYGKCGHVEDAVQIFKESSAVDLVACTSMITAYAQFGLGEEALKLYLEMQDREINPDSFVCSSLLNACANLSAYEQGKQVHVHIIKFGFMSDTFAGNSLVNMYAKCGSIDDADRAFSEIPDRGIVSWSAMIGGLAQHGRGKEALQMFGQMLEDGVLPNHITLVSVLCACNHAGLVAEAKHHFESMEKKFGIQPMQEHYACMIDILGRAGKFQEAMELVDTMPFQANASVWGALLGAARIYKNVEVGQHAAEMLFAIEPEKSSTHVLLSNIYASAGMWDNVAKVRRFMKDNKLKKEPGMSWIEVKDKVYTFTVGDRSHARSKEIYAKLDEVSDLLNKAGYVPMVETDLHDVEESEKEQLLYHHSEKLAVAFGLIATPPGATIRVKKNLRICVDCHTSFEFISKIVSREIIVRDVNRFHHFRNGSCSCGGYW, encoded by the coding sequence atgaTCATTATCAAATGGAATatgaagtttaatttttttgaaaactcCCTCCAAAAAAATCTTCACCAACGAATTTACCTACCTTTTAAAAAACCCTTCTCTCAGAAAACCCATTCAAAGTACATCCAAACGGCCACTATAATCAGTGAAAACCCTGAAAGTACCTCTAATTTAAACGTAACCCACGAtagcaattttaattttactccCACTTCAATACCATACTCTAAACTCTTGTCACAATGTACCATTTCAAAGTCTGTAAATTTAGGCAAGGAAATTCATGCCCATTTAATCAGATTTGGGTTGTTGAAGGAcccaaagaataaaaacaatttgattaatttttacgcaaaacttcaattttttctgtATGCCCGTAAACTGGTTGATGAAAGTCCCGAACCAGATTTGGTTTCGTGGTCTGCTTTGATATCTGGGTATGCTCAGAATGGGCGGGGCGAAGAAGCAGCTCTGGCCTTTCAGAAGATGCATTTGCTTGGTCTTAAGTGTAATGAGTTCACTTTTCCTAGCGTACTTAAGGCTTGTACCTCAAAGAAGGACTTGTTTCTGGGGCTGCAGGTTCATGGGATTGTAGTGTTTACAGGATTTGACTCTGATGAGTTTGTTGCAAATAGTTTGGTTGTTATGTATGCTAAATGTGGGAACTTTATTGATTCAAGGAGACTTTTTGATGCAATACCAGAACGGAGTGTTGTTTCATGGAATTCATTGTTTTCCTGTTATGTGCACTGTGATTTTCTTGAAGAAGCAGTGTgttttttcaaagaaatggTTTTGAGTGGAATAAGGCCCAATGAGTTTAGTTTGTCTAGTATGATAAATGCTTGTGCGGGTTCTGGGGATAGTCTCCTGGGAAGGAAAATTCATGGATACTCCATAAAGCTTGGGTATGATTCGGATATGTTTTCAGCGAATGCACTAGTTGACATGTATGCTAAAGTTGGGAATCTTGAGGATGCGGTTGCTGTTTTTAAGGATATTGAACATCCTGATATTGTTTCCTGGAATGCTGTGATTGCTGGATGTGTTCTTCATGAGCACAATGATTGGGCTTTGAAACTGTTTCAGCAAATGAAAAGTTCAGAAATAAATCCAAATATGTTTACTTACACAAGTGCTCTTAAAGCTTGTGCTGGAATGGAACTCAAGGAATTGGGTAGACAGTTGCACTGTAGCTTGATAAagatggaaataaaatcagaTCCGATTGTGGGTGTTGGACTGGTAGATATGTATGCAAAATGCGGTTCGATGGATGAGGCAAGAATGATTTTCCATTTGATGCCTGAGAAGAACTTGATTGCTTGGAATATTGTGATCTCTGGGCATTTGCAAAATGGTGGAGACATGGAAGCTGCATCTCTTTTCCCATGGATGTACAGGGAGGGAGTAGGATTTGACCAGACAACTTTATCAACAGTCCTAAAATCTGTAGCTAGCTTTCAGGCTATTGGTGTTTGTAAGCAAGTTCATGCACTCTCTGTGAAAACAGCATTTGAATCTGATGATTACATTGTGAATAGCCTTATTGATGCATATGGAAAATGTGGCCATGTAGAAGATGCGGTACAAATATTCAAAGAAAGCTCAGCTGTGGATTTGGTGGCATGCACATCAATGATCACAGCTTATGCGCAATTTGGACTAGGAGAAGAAGCTCTAAAGCTCTATTTGGAAATGCAAGATAGAGAAATCAATCCGGACTCATTTGTTTGTAGTTCTCTCCTGAATGCATGTGCAAATCTGTCAGCATATGAACAAGGGAAGCAAGTACATGTTCATATCATAAAGTTTGGATTCATGTCAGATACCTTTGCTGGGAATTCTCTTGTTAACATGTATGCCAAATGTGGAAGCATAGATGACGCCGACCGTGCTTTTTCTGAGATACCTGACAGAGGAATAGTGTCGTGGTCGGCGATGATTGGAGGACTTGCTCAACATGGGCGTGGAAAAGAGGCTCTGCAAATGTTTGGTCAGATGCTTGAAGATGGAGTACTTCCCAATCACATTACTTTAGTTAGTGTCCTTTGCGCGTGCAATCATGCAGGTTTGGTAGCTGAAGCCAAACATCATTTTGAATCAATGGAGAAGAAGTTTGGAATTCAACCAATGCAAGAGCACTATGCTTGCATGATTGACATCCTTGGCCGAGCAGGGAAGTTTCAAGAGGCAATGGAGCTTGTAGATACAATGCCATTTCAAGCAAACGCCTCAGTTTGGGGAGCACTTCTTGGTGCTGCAAGAATCTATAAGAATGTTGAGGTCGGCCAACATGCTGCTGAGATGCTGTTTGCTATAGAACCAGAGAAATCCAGTACCCATGTTCTTCTCTCAAACATTTATGCATCAGCTGGCATGTGGGACAATGTAGCAAAGGTTAGAAGGTTTATGAAAGACAACAAGCTCAAGAAGGAACCTGGGATGAGTTGGATTGAGGTCAAAGACAAGGTATACACCTTTACAGTAGGGGACAGAAGTCATGCTAGAAGCAAGGAAATATACGCAAAGCTTGACGAGGTAAGTGATCTTCTGAATAAAGCCGGCTATGTTCCCATGGTAGAGACTGACCTCCATGATGTGGAAGAAAGTGAAAAGGAGCAGCTTCTATACCACCACAGTGAGAAACTTGCTGTGGCTTTTGGGTTGATTGCAACTCCACCAGGAGCTACCATCAGGGTGAAAAAGAATCTTCGAATCTGTGTGGACTGCCATACATCATTCGagtttattagtaaaattgtCTCAAGGGAAATTATAGTGAGAGATGTTAACAGATTCCACCATTTTCGAAATGGTTCTTGTTCTTGCGGAGGTTATTGGTAG
- the LOC112497253 gene encoding uncharacterized protein LOC112497253 isoform X3 — protein MSTGWPLGLEIMSTRLRVTESLQSQAVRAPAPAPAEEPYSIHVRAISFSSFSSSNLDTESTASFFQDNSVSLGRLIGFKAGNRRSLYFPNAIRFEEHERIRRTSSDMSKGHGICIPLLKMSRSRIKTKTVTHDGHGMRPNDQCLS, from the exons ATGTCAACTGGGTGGCCTCTTGGGCTTGAGATTATGAGCACGAGACTTCGAGTGACGGAGAGCTTGCAGTCACAGGCTGTTCGGGCACCTGCACCTGCACCAGCCGAAGAACCATACTCTATTCATGTCCGCGCAATCAGTTTCTCCTCATTCTCATCCTCCAACCTTGACACTgag TCCACAGCATCATTCTTCCAGGATAATAGCGTATCGCTAGGCCGGCTAATTGGATTCAAAGCTGGAAACAGAAGAAGCTTGTACTTCCCAAATGCAATCCGTTTCGAAGAACATGAGAGAATAAGACGAACAAGCTCTGACATGAGTAAAGGACATGGAATTTGCATTCCCCTTCTGAAAATGAGCAGAAGCAGAATCAAAACCAAGACGGTAACACATGATGGTCATGGGATGAGACCAAACGATCAATGCCTCAGCTGA
- the LOC102613018 gene encoding uncharacterized protein At4g28440: MATRTTKQQQKAQKQQQGSSSDTNAKVVEKRKPVFTKVDQLKPGTNGHNLTVNVLKSEPVLPKNRAASPQLRQTRIAECLVGDDTGTILFTARNDQVDLMKPGTTVILRNAKIDMFKGSMRIAVDKWGRIEATEPAKFVVKEDNNLSLVEYELVNVVEE; the protein is encoded by the exons atggcAACAAGAACAACAAAACAGCAGCAAAAAGCCCAAAAACAACAGCAAGGCAGCAGCTCCGACACTAATGCTAAGGTTGTCGAGAAGAGAAAGCCTGTGTTTACAAAAGTGGATCAGCTAAAACCGGGAACCAATGGTCACAATTTGACCGTCAATGTCTTGAAGTCCGAACCCGTTCTGCCTAAAAATCGTGCGGCTTCCCCACAGCTCCGCCAAACCCGAATCGCTGAGTGCCTTGTCGGTGACGATACTGGCACCATCCTCTTCACTGCCCGCAACGATCAAG TTGACTTGATGAAGCCGGGCACCACAGTAATCCTCCGTAACGCAAAGATTGACATGTTTAAGGGGTCTATGAGGATAGCTGTTGACAAATGGGGCCGCATTGAGGCCACTGAACCTGCTAAATTTGTTGTTAAAGAAGACAACAATTTGTCCCTTGTTGAGTATGAATTGGTGAACGTGGTTGAAGAATGA
- the LOC102611622 gene encoding protein NUCLEAR FUSION DEFECTIVE 6, mitochondrial isoform X1, producing MTRGTPQKLSTVVVYRLPVISYDSIHSAENLLYLKNPTKTLGVREQPNSINSKTMSVAAARSVLRSTATPRAAVSGRLAAGIKPKAAPTSSPFRMPKQNPLSQRLFRSPVELSCCVETMLPFHTATASALLTSMLSVSRRSYGWTSEGQDKTR from the exons ATGACACGTGGCACACCACAAAAACTATCAACGGTTGTGGTATACCGTCTGCCCGTAATCTCGTACGACAGCATACACAGCGCTGAAAATCTCCTCTACCTCAAAAACCCAACCAAAACCCTCGGAGTCAGAGAACAACCAAACTCCATAAACTCCAAAACCATGTCTGTCGCCGCTGCCAGATCCGTTCTGCGGTCAACAGCCACCCCCAGAGCTGCCGTCTCGGGCAGGCTTGCTGCAGGCATCAAACCCAAAGCCGCACCCACCAGCTCTCCTTTTCGAATGCCAAAACAAAACCCCCTATCTCAACGCCTTTTCAG GTCGCCGGTGGAATTGAGCTGCTGCGTCGAAACGATGTTGCCGTTTCACACTGCCACTGCCTCTGCATTGCTCACTTCAATGCTCTCTGTTTCTCGTCGAAGCTATGGTTGGACCTCTGAAG GGCAAGACAAGACTAGATGA
- the LOC112497253 gene encoding uncharacterized protein LOC112497253 isoform X4: MATEEHEMSTGWPLGLEIMSTRLRVTESLQSQAVRAPAPAPAEEPYSIHVRAISFSSFSSSNLDTEHHSSRIIAYR, from the exons GAACATGAGATGTCAACTGGGTGGCCTCTTGGGCTTGAGATTATGAGCACGAGACTTCGAGTGACGGAGAGCTTGCAGTCACAGGCTGTTCGGGCACCTGCACCTGCACCAGCCGAAGAACCATACTCTATTCATGTCCGCGCAATCAGTTTCTCCTCATTCTCATCCTCCAACCTTGACACTgag CATCATTCTTCCAGGATAATAGCGTATCGCTAG
- the LOC102613317 gene encoding protein DEHYDRATION-INDUCED 19 homolog 4-like, whose product MDSDFWTSRLAAAKRQYTLQQHHHQSSQIDRLSIDDFEVEDDVRPDFPCPYCYEDFDIASLCSHLEDEHSCESKVTVCPICSVKVARDMLSHITLQHGHLFKLQRRRRLRRVAIPSSQALSLLGRDLREAHLQVLLGGSGYRSSNANISNAATDPFLSSLILNFPSSEAEEISKSVVTSTEDTSAKSAAPTHMWKTSFDPSLSHEEREKRIRQGAGRASFVQDLLLSTLLID is encoded by the exons ATGGATTCCGATTTCTGGACCTCTCGTCTGGCCGCCGCCAAGCGTCAGTACACGTTGCAGCAGCATCATCATCAGAGCTCTCAAATAG aTCGGCTGAGCATAGATGATTTTGAGGTAGAAGATGATGTACGGCCTGATTTTCCATGTCCGTACTGTTATGAGGATTTTGATATAGCGTCGCTGTGTTCGCATCTCGAAGATGAGCACTCCTGCGAGTCCAAAGTTACC GTTTGTCCCATTTGCTCAGTTAAAGTTGCACGGGACATGTTAAGTCATATTACTTTGCAGCATGGACACTTGTTCAAG TTGCAGAGACGTCGCAGATTACGTAGAGTTGCAATTCCTAGCAGTCAAGCACTCTCTCTCCTGGGCCGGGATCTTCGTGAAGCTCATCTGCAAGTGCTTTTAGGGGGTAGTGGATATCGGTCTAGCAATGCTAACATCTCTAATGCAGCTACCgatccttttctttcttctcttattttgaattttccttCATCAGAAGCTGaggaaatttcaaaatctgtTGTAACCAGTACTGAAGATACTAGTGCAAAAAGTGCTGCACCAACACATATGTGGAAAACAAG TTTTGATCCTTCTTTGAGTCATGAAGAGCGGGAAAAAAGGATTAGGCAAGGTGCTGGGAGAGCCAGTTTTGTGCAAGATCTACTTCTGTCAACTCTGTTGATTGACTAA